In Leptospira stimsonii, the following proteins share a genomic window:
- a CDS encoding polysaccharide deacetylase family protein, protein MLSEEESSELSRTISEIKRSGIESEVIERKFKMLRILFSIGFFTFLGSVSILTLTNKIFRLEATVEKQTVHITNLEETLTSLRLEEQQQEEELLKFKSELYDAVPDGDLSDQVLENKTILDALPGTDIGKNINRGNVNFKEIALTFDLGTGEDLKLLYEYLSNFPIKITLFVSNENPALKNGSLFSNTNIYYLKKLSQLGNRVVFGNHTWSHYNIPRSLYESSLRKRALLTYVSDEIPDTNFLQQEMRMVEEKFESITGKELTKLYRLPYGGFDPLVIKTFGKLGFTQHIFWSNNSVGSLDIPDFVYKKFIYKKDPQTGKTRILPNPNYKTRAEALDFLYRWEEADKNGMNGAIILMHLGSPRQTEKLIYILPDFIQEMLSKGYSFVTIPEIINDQQD, encoded by the coding sequence TGTCGAGAACGATTTCCGAAATCAAAAGAAGCGGAATCGAGTCGGAAGTAATCGAGAGAAAGTTTAAAATGCTTCGCATTTTATTTTCGATCGGATTTTTCACCTTTTTGGGTTCCGTTTCGATTCTTACCCTAACAAATAAGATCTTTCGATTGGAAGCGACCGTTGAAAAACAGACGGTTCACATCACGAATTTAGAGGAAACGTTAACCTCGCTTCGATTAGAAGAACAGCAACAAGAGGAAGAACTTCTCAAATTCAAATCCGAACTCTACGATGCGGTACCGGACGGAGATTTATCCGATCAAGTCTTAGAGAATAAAACCATTCTGGATGCTCTTCCTGGAACGGATATCGGAAAAAATATAAATCGCGGAAATGTAAACTTTAAAGAAATCGCCCTTACTTTCGATTTGGGAACCGGAGAGGATCTAAAACTACTCTACGAATATCTTTCTAATTTTCCGATAAAGATTACCTTATTCGTCTCGAATGAAAACCCCGCTCTCAAGAACGGCTCCCTTTTTAGCAACACGAACATCTATTATTTAAAAAAACTCTCTCAACTGGGAAATCGAGTCGTCTTTGGAAATCATACATGGAGTCATTATAATATTCCAAGAAGCTTATATGAATCCTCTCTTCGAAAGAGGGCTCTTTTAACATACGTTTCGGATGAGATTCCGGATACGAATTTTTTGCAACAAGAGATGAGGATGGTGGAAGAAAAATTCGAATCGATTACGGGTAAAGAACTTACAAAGTTGTATCGTCTTCCCTATGGCGGTTTTGATCCTCTTGTAATTAAAACTTTCGGCAAACTCGGCTTTACTCAACACATTTTTTGGAGCAATAACTCAGTCGGTTCCTTGGATATTCCGGATTTCGTATATAAGAAATTCATTTATAAAAAAGATCCGCAAACCGGAAAGACTCGGATTCTACCGAACCCAAATTACAAAACAAGGGCGGAAGCTCTCGACTTCTTATATCGTTGGGAAGAAGCGGATAAGAATGGGATGAACGGGGCAATTATTTTGATGCACTTAGGCTCTCCAAGACAAACGGAGAAATTAATTTACATTCTTCCGGATTTTATCCAAGAGATGCTTTCAAAAGGTTATAGTTTTGTGACGATTCCAGAGATCATCAATGATCAACAGGATTGA